A portion of the Streptomyces sp. YPW6 genome contains these proteins:
- a CDS encoding IucA/IucC family protein: MNPTPAPEADGPGTPRHRGQDEPAAPGTVEATTVPRQKTPYGTDPAACAPTSGHATPAPAVDPLDDPDPLRAADAAGTESLLRCWTRERDLPRPDGDTLRVAFPASGTALLVPVHYWSATGAHRFGAPVLENAPAGAPPADAATVAVLIGREGGESGAGDLVARVADSVRHTAGFIEQRRRSPADPAEADLFLTAEQSLLLGHPLHPTPKSREGLSETEARRYSPELHGSFPLHWFAVDRALAATDSAWTEGGPATAEELLAPHTDGLNTPPGMLAVPVHPWQAADLLHRPQVRALAETGLLHDLGPHGGPWHPTSSIRTVHRPGAEVMLKLSLGVRITNSRRENLRKELHRGVEVHRLLSTGLADHWQREHPGFDIVRDPAWLAVDDPEGAPVTGLDVVLRHNPFGRGDDAACIAGLTAQRPRPGRPGMPSRLAEVVSGLRARTGLSGTDVSAEWFRRYLHHVVRPVLWLDAHGGVALEAHQQNTLVLLDPDGWPVGGRYRDNQGYYFRESRRAELDRLLPGIGAVSDTFVSDPVTDERFAYYLGINNVLGLIGAFGSQRLADEQQLLTVLRRFLTETAELGSPLPSYLLENRQLRCKANLLTRLHGLDELVGPVDTQSVYVTIANPLHS, translated from the coding sequence GTGAACCCCACCCCCGCGCCCGAGGCCGACGGCCCCGGTACCCCCCGGCACCGGGGGCAGGACGAACCGGCCGCCCCCGGCACGGTCGAGGCGACGACCGTGCCCCGCCAGAAGACCCCGTACGGAACCGACCCCGCCGCGTGCGCGCCGACATCGGGCCACGCGACCCCGGCCCCGGCCGTCGACCCGCTCGACGACCCGGACCCGCTGCGGGCCGCCGACGCGGCGGGCACCGAAAGCCTGCTGCGCTGCTGGACCCGGGAGAGGGACCTGCCCCGCCCCGACGGCGACACCCTGCGCGTCGCCTTCCCCGCCAGCGGCACCGCCCTCCTCGTCCCCGTGCACTACTGGTCCGCCACCGGGGCCCACCGCTTCGGCGCGCCCGTTCTGGAGAACGCCCCCGCCGGGGCCCCGCCCGCCGACGCCGCCACCGTCGCCGTCCTCATCGGCCGCGAGGGCGGCGAGAGCGGTGCGGGTGATCTCGTCGCCCGGGTCGCCGACTCCGTACGCCACACCGCCGGGTTCATCGAGCAGCGGCGGCGCAGCCCGGCCGACCCCGCCGAGGCGGACCTCTTCCTCACCGCTGAACAGTCCCTGCTGCTCGGCCACCCTCTCCACCCCACGCCCAAGAGCCGCGAGGGCCTCTCCGAGACGGAGGCCCGCCGCTATTCGCCGGAGCTCCACGGCTCCTTCCCGCTGCACTGGTTCGCCGTCGACCGCGCGCTGGCCGCCACCGACTCCGCCTGGACCGAGGGCGGTCCGGCCACCGCCGAGGAACTGCTCGCCCCGCACACCGACGGGCTGAACACGCCCCCCGGCATGCTCGCCGTGCCCGTCCACCCCTGGCAGGCCGCCGACCTGCTCCACCGCCCCCAGGTCCGCGCCCTGGCCGAGACGGGCCTGCTCCACGACCTCGGCCCGCACGGCGGGCCCTGGCACCCCACCTCGTCCATCCGCACCGTCCACCGGCCCGGGGCCGAGGTGATGCTCAAGCTCTCCCTCGGCGTCCGCATCACCAACTCCCGCCGGGAGAACCTCCGCAAGGAACTGCACCGGGGCGTCGAGGTCCACCGCCTCCTGTCGACCGGGCTCGCCGACCACTGGCAGCGGGAGCACCCCGGCTTCGACATCGTGCGCGATCCCGCCTGGCTCGCCGTGGACGATCCCGAGGGCGCCCCCGTCACCGGGCTCGACGTCGTGCTCCGCCACAACCCCTTCGGCCGTGGCGACGACGCCGCCTGCATCGCCGGACTCACCGCGCAGCGCCCCCGGCCCGGCCGCCCCGGCATGCCCTCACGGCTCGCGGAGGTCGTCTCCGGCCTGCGCGCCCGCACCGGCCTGTCCGGCACCGACGTGTCCGCGGAATGGTTCCGGCGCTATCTGCACCACGTCGTGCGCCCCGTCCTCTGGCTCGACGCCCACGGCGGAGTCGCCCTCGAAGCCCACCAGCAGAACACCCTCGTCCTCCTCGACCCGGACGGCTGGCCCGTCGGCGGCCGCTACCGGGACAACCAGGGCTACTACTTCCGTGAGTCCCGCCGCGCCGAGCTGGACCGCCTCCTCCCCGGCATCGGCGCCGTCAGCGACACCTTCGTCTCCGACCCGGTCACCGACGAGCGGTTCGCCTACTACCTCGGTATCAACAACGTCCTCGGACTCATCGGGGCCTTCGGGTCCCAGCGCCTGGCCGACGAACAGCAACTCCTCACCGTCCTGCGCCGATTCCTCACGGAGACCGCGGAACTGGGCTCGCCCCTGCCCTCGTATCTCCTGGAGAACCGCCAACTGCGCTGCAAGGCCAACCTGCTGACCCGGCTGCACGGCCTGGACGAGCTGGTCGGGCCGGTCGACACCCAGTCCGTGTACGTCACCATCGCCAACCCGCTCCACAGCTGA
- a CDS encoding GNAT family N-acetyltransferase has protein sequence MPPADASAEPGTAHPGGSTAPDDGSTGARSTGARSTGAASTGAAGTGPASTRSANTGAEDTLDLKLTEELLALIAEERGAGTRRATAPGDLLGDPGSWPPVRTPAGEFALLPVRLERDLPVISRWMNDPAVAAFWELAGPESVTAGHIRPQLEGDGRSIPCLGVLDGTPMSYWEIYRADLDPLARHYPARPHDTGVHLLLGGVRNRGRGVGTALLRAVADLVLDHLPRCARVVAEPDLTNTPSVSAFLSAGFRFSAEVDLPDKRAALMVRDRTYRAQL, from the coding sequence GTGCCTCCCGCCGACGCCTCAGCCGAACCCGGCACCGCGCACCCCGGCGGGAGCACCGCACCCGACGACGGGAGCACGGGAGCCAGGAGCACGGGAGCCAGGAGCACCGGAGCCGCGAGCACCGGAGCCGCGGGAACGGGGCCCGCGAGTACCAGGTCCGCGAACACCGGAGCCGAGGACACCCTGGACCTGAAGCTCACCGAGGAACTCCTCGCGCTCATAGCCGAGGAGCGCGGTGCCGGGACACGGCGGGCCACCGCCCCGGGTGACCTGCTGGGCGATCCGGGCTCCTGGCCGCCCGTGCGGACCCCGGCGGGTGAGTTCGCCCTCCTCCCCGTCCGGCTGGAGCGCGACCTCCCCGTCATCAGCCGCTGGATGAACGACCCCGCCGTGGCGGCCTTCTGGGAGCTCGCCGGACCCGAGTCCGTCACCGCCGGCCACATCCGGCCCCAACTCGAAGGAGACGGGCGCAGCATCCCCTGTCTCGGCGTGCTCGACGGCACCCCCATGAGCTACTGGGAGATCTACCGCGCCGACCTCGATCCGCTGGCCCGCCACTATCCCGCCCGCCCCCACGACACCGGCGTCCACCTCCTCCTCGGAGGCGTGAGGAACCGGGGCCGGGGCGTGGGCACCGCCCTGCTCCGAGCCGTCGCCGACCTCGTCCTGGACCACCTTCCGCGGTGCGCGCGGGTCGTCGCCGAACCCGACCTGACCAACACCCCGTCCGTATCCGCGTTCCTCAGCGCCGGCTTCCGCTTCTCCGCCGAAGTGGACCTCCCCGACAAACGCGCCGCGCTGATGGTCCGCGACCGAACGTACCGAGCCCAGCTGTGA
- a CDS encoding IucA/IucC family siderophore biosynthesis protein, giving the protein MPIYPTSRDAAESPQLFSPPELDRQIWDRAAARLLAKMLGEFAYEKIIEPVPEPGTGGLHRLTLDDGEVLAFTARRGVYGSWRVDPESIRITARAQAGARSNGSAAVRTDGRSIGPATVQAGVPSDGPAMVRADVRCNGSATIRTGAHPDGPATAARTRTDAEDPSGDPPGDLRPFRDPLTFLTRARQLLGLDGTTLGHLVRELTLTLCADARLDHTALTADRLAALDYAELEGHQTGHPWLVASKGRLGFSAADAARFTPETRSPLRLPWIAVSTRIAQFRGVGRVSTPDQLYAGELGPDVRDAFADALRARGSDPQDYLYLPVHPWQWDEWITPLFAPAIADGDIVALHTDGDARLPQQSIRTFANVDRPERHTVKLPLSILNTLVWRGLPTERTLAAPAVTAWVQGLCESDPFLRDTCRVILLGEVASVAVEHPLYDHLPEAPYQYKELLGAIWREPLLPRLAPGERARTLASLLHTDPTGRAFTAELVERSGLAPETWLKRLFTALLPPLLHFLYRYGTVFSPHGENAIVVFDENDVPVRLAIKDFVDDVNISARPLPEHTSMPDEVRSVLLTEEPSFLTQFIHSGLFVGVFRYLSPLCEEQLGVSEDTFWSLVRAEIVRHHARFPELKERFELFDMLTPEIERLCLNRNRLHVDGYRDRASRPHAAIHGTVPNPLHPSVRVRE; this is encoded by the coding sequence GTGCCGATATATCCCACGAGCCGTGACGCAGCCGAGTCCCCGCAGCTGTTCAGCCCTCCGGAGCTGGACCGGCAGATCTGGGACCGGGCCGCGGCGAGGCTCCTCGCCAAAATGCTCGGCGAGTTCGCCTACGAGAAGATCATCGAGCCGGTTCCCGAGCCCGGGACCGGCGGACTCCACCGACTGACCCTCGACGACGGGGAAGTGCTCGCCTTCACCGCGCGGCGCGGCGTCTACGGCAGCTGGCGCGTCGACCCCGAGTCGATCCGGATCACCGCACGGGCCCAGGCGGGCGCCCGGTCCAACGGCTCGGCCGCCGTCCGGACGGACGGACGGTCCATCGGTCCGGCCACCGTCCAGGCCGGCGTACCGTCCGACGGCCCGGCCATGGTCCGGGCCGACGTCCGGTGCAACGGCTCGGCCACCATCCGGACCGGCGCCCACCCCGACGGCCCGGCGACGGCCGCGCGCACCCGTACGGACGCCGAGGACCCCTCCGGCGACCCGCCCGGCGACCTCCGCCCGTTCCGCGACCCGCTGACCTTCCTCACCCGGGCACGGCAGCTCCTCGGACTCGACGGGACGACGCTCGGCCACCTCGTCCGGGAACTGACCCTCACGCTCTGCGCCGACGCCCGGCTCGACCACACCGCGCTCACCGCGGACCGGCTCGCCGCCCTGGACTACGCGGAGCTGGAGGGCCACCAGACCGGCCACCCCTGGCTGGTGGCCAGCAAGGGGCGGCTGGGGTTCTCCGCCGCCGACGCCGCCCGCTTCACTCCGGAGACCCGCAGCCCGCTCCGGCTGCCGTGGATCGCGGTCAGCACCCGCATCGCGCAGTTCCGGGGCGTCGGCCGCGTCTCCACCCCCGACCAGCTGTACGCCGGAGAGCTCGGCCCGGACGTCCGGGACGCCTTCGCCGACGCGCTGCGGGCCAGGGGGAGCGACCCGCAGGACTACCTCTACCTCCCCGTACACCCCTGGCAGTGGGACGAGTGGATCACGCCGCTCTTCGCCCCGGCCATCGCCGACGGTGACATCGTGGCCCTGCACACCGACGGCGACGCCCGCCTCCCGCAGCAGTCCATCCGTACCTTCGCCAATGTGGACCGCCCCGAGCGGCACACGGTGAAGCTTCCGCTCTCCATCCTCAACACCCTGGTCTGGCGCGGCCTGCCGACCGAGCGGACCCTTGCCGCCCCCGCCGTCACCGCCTGGGTCCAGGGGCTGTGCGAGAGTGATCCCTTCCTGCGCGACACCTGCCGGGTCATCCTCCTCGGCGAAGTCGCCTCCGTCGCCGTCGAGCATCCGCTGTACGACCACCTCCCCGAAGCGCCCTACCAGTACAAGGAACTCCTCGGCGCGATCTGGCGTGAGCCCCTGCTGCCCCGCCTCGCTCCGGGCGAACGCGCCCGCACGCTCGCCTCCCTCCTGCATACGGATCCGACGGGCCGCGCGTTCACCGCTGAGCTCGTCGAGCGCTCCGGCCTCGCCCCGGAGACGTGGCTGAAGCGCCTCTTCACCGCCTTGCTGCCGCCCCTCCTGCACTTCCTCTACCGCTACGGCACGGTGTTCTCCCCGCACGGCGAGAACGCCATCGTCGTGTTCGACGAGAACGACGTGCCCGTACGGCTCGCGATCAAGGACTTCGTCGACGACGTCAACATCAGCGCCCGCCCCCTGCCGGAACACACCTCCATGCCCGACGAGGTGCGCTCCGTCCTCCTCACCGAAGAGCCGTCCTTCCTCACCCAGTTCATCCACTCCGGCCTCTTCGTCGGCGTCTTCCGCTATCTGTCCCCCCTGTGCGAGGAGCAGCTCGGAGTCTCCGAGGACACCTTCTGGTCACTCGTCCGGGCGGAGATCGTGCGCCACCACGCCCGCTTCCCGGAGCTGAAGGAGCGGTTCGAGCTGTTCGACATGCTCACCCCCGAGATCGAACGCCTCTGCCTCAACCGCAACCGCCTGCACGTCGACGGCTATCGGGACCGGGCGAGCCGCCCGCACGCGGCGATCCACGGCACGGTCCCCAACCCGCTGCATCCCTCCGTCCGCGTCCGGGAGTGA
- a CDS encoding diaminobutyrate--2-oxoglutarate transaminase family protein translates to MSVTEPAPVAPPPAHEGILRRQSLRESAARTYARSLPIVPVRARGLTIEGADGRRYLDCLSGAGTLALGHNHPVVLEAIRKVIESGAPLHVLDLATPVKDAFTTELFASLPPQFADNARIQFCGPAGTDAVEAAFKLVRAATGRSGLLTFTGAYHGMTAGALEASGGATDVRVTRLPFPQDYRCPFGTGGEHGAALAARWTEHLLDDRKGGVPHPAGMIVEPVQGEGGVNPAPDAWLRRMRRITEERSIPLIADEVQTGVGRTGAFWAVEHSGIVPDVMVLSKAIGGSLPLAVIVYRAELDLWQPGAHAGTFRGNQLAMAAGAATLAYVRENRLADRAAALGARMLARLRELRAHHPGIGDVRGRGLMIGLELVDPESAPLPAEAGDPDPAPPPDPALALAVQQECLRRGLIVELGGRHGAVVRLLPPLTLTDEQATAVVDRLADALAAATRSPQRRTIAGPTT, encoded by the coding sequence GTGTCCGTGACCGAACCCGCACCGGTGGCGCCGCCCCCCGCGCACGAGGGCATCCTCCGCCGCCAGTCCCTGCGCGAATCGGCGGCCCGCACCTACGCCCGGTCCCTGCCGATCGTCCCGGTGCGCGCCCGCGGGCTCACCATCGAGGGCGCGGACGGCCGCCGGTATCTGGACTGCCTCTCGGGCGCGGGCACCCTGGCACTCGGCCACAACCACCCGGTCGTGCTCGAAGCGATCCGCAAGGTCATCGAATCCGGCGCCCCCCTGCATGTGCTGGACCTCGCCACCCCGGTCAAGGACGCCTTCACCACCGAGCTGTTCGCCAGCCTGCCCCCGCAGTTCGCCGACAACGCCCGCATCCAGTTCTGCGGCCCCGCCGGGACCGACGCCGTCGAGGCCGCGTTCAAGCTGGTCCGCGCCGCGACCGGACGCTCCGGCCTGCTGACCTTCACCGGCGCCTACCACGGCATGACCGCCGGAGCCCTCGAAGCCTCCGGCGGCGCCACCGACGTACGCGTCACCCGGCTTCCCTTCCCGCAGGACTACCGCTGCCCGTTCGGGACCGGCGGCGAGCACGGCGCCGCGCTCGCCGCCCGCTGGACCGAACACCTGCTGGACGACCGCAAGGGCGGAGTGCCGCACCCCGCGGGGATGATCGTGGAGCCCGTCCAGGGCGAGGGCGGCGTCAACCCCGCCCCCGACGCCTGGCTGCGCCGTATGCGCCGCATCACCGAGGAGCGGTCCATCCCGCTCATCGCCGACGAGGTCCAGACCGGGGTCGGCAGGACCGGCGCGTTCTGGGCCGTCGAGCACAGCGGCATCGTCCCCGACGTCATGGTCCTCTCCAAGGCGATCGGCGGCTCCCTGCCCCTCGCCGTGATCGTCTACCGCGCTGAGCTGGATCTTTGGCAGCCGGGCGCGCACGCGGGTACGTTTCGTGGCAACCAGCTCGCCATGGCGGCGGGCGCGGCCACGCTCGCGTACGTCAGGGAGAACCGACTGGCGGACCGCGCAGCGGCCCTGGGGGCCCGGATGCTGGCCCGTCTCAGGGAACTGAGGGCGCATCACCCGGGAATCGGTGACGTACGGGGGCGTGGACTGATGATCGGCCTGGAGCTGGTGGATCCCGAGAGCGCGCCCCTGCCCGCCGAAGCCGGCGACCCCGATCCGGCGCCGCCGCCCGACCCGGCCCTCGCCCTCGCCGTCCAGCAGGAATGCCTGCGGCGCGGCCTCATCGTCGAACTCGGCGGCCGGCACGGCGCCGTGGTCCGCCTCCTCCCGCCCCTCACCCTCACCGACGAGCAGGCGACCGCCGTCGTCGACCGCCTCGCCGACGCGCTGGCTGCCGCGACGCGCTCCCCGCAGCGTCGGACCATCGCCGGGCCGACCACCTGA